In the Ilumatobacteraceae bacterium genome, one interval contains:
- a CDS encoding NACHT domain-containing protein yields the protein MTDGAMQLSAAIVQFLGTVLPAWQDRKGRDRRRERGRFIDAVGGRLAMHHVEVVRWCEESHLPSSLVHLPTDAPTIGLHLRSIPRRLGGAGSPALEELELLFDEGDFAVLGDPGAGKTTTLRRLAREVALEAPSGDPDWFQFVILIVCRERDWRGGLYPVLADITGVKERVAALVDDPEIEIRHLLAQGALILVDGLDEVKSNHRSRLEMQLVQLTRGLTNSKMIVSCRSAAYAESLGAHFKPVEILPLTGTQIRAAVAGWLSAEEAERFHEAVAAQGGAAAELADRPLFLAHMVTAFKRQGAVPDRRVDLCRTIVRLVLQDWDETRSVQRSSAYAGFGPDEKMEMLSEVAYQLYQDDLIRFGDENLTAVMRDIAPTYGLPKQQTRQIVREIESHTGLVVKVGLEYEFSHLSIQEFLAGDYLARGRTRDLIAELPTHPELVAVATALSSDASGTLGSIADMFERSPDDLAPLHQYLRRLVQERPRFKATPELGHAVLRLTTISGTHDVIVYDGLVAMKAVRAAIKLVIKDTPEAARGDRVYFTCTDLWGEPITYTAPWDFTVRVLGRPPRPPSA from the coding sequence ATGACCGATGGAGCGATGCAGCTGAGCGCCGCGATCGTTCAGTTCCTCGGCACCGTCCTGCCGGCGTGGCAGGACCGGAAAGGTAGAGACCGACGGCGAGAGCGCGGTCGGTTCATCGATGCGGTGGGTGGACGACTCGCGATGCACCATGTCGAAGTCGTCCGGTGGTGTGAGGAGTCGCATCTTCCCTCCAGCTTGGTTCATCTGCCGACGGATGCGCCGACTATCGGTCTGCATCTCAGATCGATTCCCCGACGACTCGGTGGCGCTGGCAGCCCAGCGCTCGAGGAGTTGGAGCTGCTCTTTGACGAGGGCGATTTCGCTGTGTTGGGGGATCCAGGAGCAGGCAAGACGACCACCTTGCGGCGCCTTGCCCGCGAGGTGGCGCTTGAGGCGCCGAGTGGAGATCCCGACTGGTTCCAGTTCGTGATCCTGATCGTCTGCCGCGAACGCGATTGGAGAGGGGGGCTCTATCCGGTGCTGGCCGATATCACTGGCGTTAAGGAGAGGGTCGCTGCGCTGGTTGACGATCCCGAGATTGAGATCCGCCACCTGCTGGCGCAAGGGGCGCTCATCTTGGTGGATGGTCTCGATGAGGTGAAGTCGAACCATCGATCACGGCTGGAGATGCAACTCGTCCAGTTGACCCGGGGTCTGACGAACTCGAAGATGATCGTGTCGTGCCGCTCCGCGGCGTACGCGGAGAGTCTCGGTGCTCACTTCAAGCCGGTGGAGATCCTGCCTCTGACAGGGACGCAGATCAGGGCCGCGGTCGCTGGTTGGCTCTCTGCTGAGGAGGCCGAACGCTTCCATGAAGCGGTCGCGGCGCAGGGCGGCGCAGCCGCCGAGCTCGCGGATCGGCCGTTGTTCTTGGCTCACATGGTGACCGCCTTCAAGCGACAAGGTGCGGTGCCGGACAGGCGGGTCGACCTTTGCCGCACGATCGTGCGGCTCGTGCTTCAGGACTGGGACGAAACCCGCAGTGTGCAACGATCATCCGCGTACGCCGGGTTCGGACCCGACGAGAAGATGGAGATGCTGAGCGAGGTCGCCTATCAGCTCTACCAAGACGACCTCATCAGGTTTGGCGACGAGAACCTAACCGCGGTTATGCGTGACATCGCACCGACCTACGGCCTACCAAAGCAACAGACCCGCCAGATCGTGCGCGAGATCGAATCGCATACCGGCCTCGTCGTGAAGGTCGGCCTCGAGTACGAGTTCTCGCACCTGTCGATCCAGGAGTTCCTCGCCGGCGACTACCTCGCTCGAGGTCGGACTCGCGACTTGATTGCCGAGTTGCCAACGCACCCCGAATTGGTAGCGGTCGCGACGGCACTCTCGTCAGACGCTTCCGGCACCCTCGGGAGCATCGCCGACATGTTCGAACGGTCGCCAGACGACCTGGCGCCGCTCCACCAGTACCTGCGTCGGCTCGTACAGGAACGCCCTCGCTTCAAAGCGACCCCTGAGCTGGGACATGCAGTGCTACGACTCACAACCATCTCGGGCACTCATGACGTCATCGTGTACGACGGGCTGGTGGCCATGAAGGCGGTACGCGCCGCGATCAAATTGGTGATCAAGGACACGCCGGAGGCAGCCAGGGGTGACCGGGTGTACTTCACATGCACAGACCTCTGGGGGGAACCCATCACCTACACCGCTCCATGGGACTTCACGGTCCGGGTGCTCGGCCGCCCGCCGAGACCACCGTCCGCCTAG
- a CDS encoding RsmE family RNA methyltransferase codes for MRAEVLRAASAHVLVDDVATPALSDDDAHHVFRVLRVRPGETVTVTDGAGRWRACRAADRLLEPVGEIHDVPRRARPLTLACTIPKQDRPEWIVQKLVELGVDRIVWLHAERSVVRWNPERAERHLAKLRRVAAEALQQSRGVWLPEITGPVSTLEVLPSAAAAEPGSPPIGAGDTIVAIGPEGGWSPSELTAAASTVSFGDTVLRVETAAIVAAARMVMHAE; via the coding sequence ATGAGGGCCGAGGTGCTGCGCGCCGCCAGCGCTCACGTGCTGGTCGACGACGTCGCCACGCCGGCGCTGTCCGACGACGACGCCCATCACGTGTTCCGTGTGCTCCGGGTCCGGCCGGGTGAGACCGTCACGGTGACCGACGGTGCCGGACGATGGCGCGCCTGTCGTGCGGCTGATCGCCTGCTCGAACCGGTCGGGGAGATCCACGACGTCCCTCGGCGAGCGAGACCGCTCACGTTGGCGTGCACGATTCCGAAGCAGGACCGACCCGAGTGGATCGTGCAGAAGCTGGTCGAGTTGGGCGTCGACCGGATCGTGTGGCTGCACGCCGAGCGATCGGTCGTGCGGTGGAACCCCGAACGGGCCGAGCGTCACCTCGCGAAACTGCGGCGGGTCGCGGCCGAGGCACTCCAGCAGTCGCGCGGCGTGTGGCTGCCCGAGATCACCGGACCGGTGTCGACGCTCGAGGTGCTGCCGAGTGCGGCTGCTGCCGAGCCGGGCTCCCCGCCGATCGGGGCCGGCGACACGATCGTTGCGATCGGCCCGGAGGGCGGCTGGTCGCCGTCGGAACTCACCGCCGCTGCGTCGACGGTGTCGTTCGGCGACACGGTGTTGCGGGTCGAGACGGCGGCGATCGTCGCGGCAGCCCGAATGGTCATGCACGCAGAGTGA
- a CDS encoding DUF5990 family protein, with protein MRRSAPCEHVSMRVSMVGTNLPGRTFCHADGTPMNNVHVGVQQRREPVSLVRADADRARWDISVDVVDRNGSVDFRGPEVQGKTGDRFVYLTWGEVGPDGSFEMFRRAKLMLNCVEPDLIESARTGGTLVADIDLTGHDGGPRCARVDPPAVSWSVVNE; from the coding sequence ATGCGCCGATCGGCTCCGTGCGAACATGTCTCCATGCGGGTTTCGATGGTGGGCACGAATCTGCCGGGGCGCACGTTCTGCCATGCAGACGGTACACCGATGAACAACGTCCATGTCGGTGTCCAGCAGCGCCGCGAACCCGTTTCGCTCGTACGCGCCGATGCTGATCGGGCGCGATGGGACATTTCTGTCGACGTGGTCGACCGCAACGGTTCGGTCGACTTCCGAGGTCCCGAGGTCCAGGGCAAAACAGGTGACAGATTCGTCTACCTCACCTGGGGTGAAGTAGGGCCCGACGGAAGCTTCGAGATGTTCCGGCGAGCCAAGTTGATGCTCAACTGTGTCGAACCGGACCTGATCGAGTCAGCGCGCACAGGCGGCACACTCGTGGCGGACATCGATCTCACCGGCCACGACGGCGGTCCACGGTGTGCTCGAGTTGACCCACCGGCGGTCAGCTGGTCCGTCGTGAACGAGTGA
- a CDS encoding transcriptional regulator, with the protein MDFQEDADDAGYSVQVGERLRAIRKQKRLSLHDVEAQSEQEFKASVLGAYERGERALSLPRLDRLAQFYRVPVDQLLPRGDNTPMGNEDGTTPRPKLAIDILKLSQLSGAPFEMLTRFMRMIQVQRQDFNGRVLTIRADDKRAIAAMLDIPVDQVALRLEALDLVFRPA; encoded by the coding sequence GTGGACTTTCAAGAAGATGCCGACGATGCCGGCTACAGCGTCCAGGTCGGAGAACGCCTGCGGGCGATCCGCAAGCAGAAGCGCTTGTCGCTCCACGACGTCGAAGCGCAGTCCGAGCAGGAGTTCAAGGCATCGGTGCTCGGGGCGTACGAGCGAGGCGAACGAGCGCTCTCCCTGCCGCGCCTCGATCGCCTGGCGCAGTTCTACCGGGTGCCCGTCGATCAGTTGCTGCCTCGTGGTGACAACACGCCGATGGGTAACGAAGACGGCACGACACCGCGACCGAAACTCGCGATCGACATTTTGAAGCTCAGTCAGCTGTCGGGTGCGCCCTTCGAGATGCTGACCCGCTTCATGCGGATGATCCAGGTGCAGCGCCAGGACTTCAACGGGCGGGTGCTGACGATCCGCGCCGACGACAAGCGAGCGATCGCGGCGATGCTCGACATCCCGGTCGATCAGGTCGCCCTGCGGCTCGAAGCACTCGACCTGGTGTTCCGACCCGCCTGA
- a CDS encoding 2-oxoglutarate and iron-dependent oxygenase domain-containing protein: protein MNPGSHPDSTPIERLATIDVAPLLTPGTDTADVATQIDRACRELGFFRVTGHGVDPGLLADLDRAARAFFARSDHDKEPFAMANAGAAWRGWFPLRGEITSGRPDRKEGLYVGIDHADDHPLVMTGAPLHGRNLLPDGELRQTVDDWLAAVRTVADAVMQGIALGLGLPADWFERHVTSDPTVLFRIFQYPALDDNDVTDEWGVGEHTDYGLLTLLAQDDAGGLEVRTPDGRWLDVPAEPGVFVCNLGDMLDRLTEGRYRSTPHRVRNTSGRTRLSFPYFFDPSWDAQVVPLPLDGTAPADDAERRWDGASLQAWSGRYGDYLMSKVSRVFPELFAAVADGG from the coding sequence GTGAACCCCGGCTCACACCCTGACTCGACCCCGATCGAGCGGCTCGCGACGATTGATGTCGCACCCCTCCTGACACCCGGCACCGACACCGCAGATGTGGCCACTCAGATCGACCGCGCGTGCCGCGAACTCGGATTCTTCCGAGTGACCGGCCACGGGGTCGACCCGGGGCTGCTCGCCGATCTCGACCGCGCTGCGAGGGCATTCTTCGCCCGGTCTGACCACGACAAGGAGCCGTTCGCGATGGCCAACGCCGGCGCGGCCTGGCGCGGCTGGTTCCCACTGCGTGGCGAGATCACCTCCGGCCGCCCCGACCGCAAGGAGGGGTTGTACGTCGGCATCGACCATGCGGACGATCACCCGCTGGTCATGACCGGCGCACCGCTGCACGGCCGCAACCTCCTCCCCGACGGCGAACTGCGCCAGACGGTCGACGACTGGCTCGCCGCGGTGCGCACGGTCGCCGATGCGGTCATGCAGGGGATTGCACTCGGCCTCGGCCTGCCCGCCGACTGGTTCGAACGCCACGTCACCAGCGACCCGACCGTACTGTTCAGGATCTTCCAATACCCGGCGCTCGACGACAACGACGTCACCGACGAATGGGGCGTCGGCGAACACACCGACTACGGACTCCTCACGCTGCTCGCTCAAGACGACGCCGGCGGACTCGAGGTCCGGACACCCGACGGGCGCTGGCTCGACGTCCCGGCCGAGCCCGGCGTGTTCGTGTGCAACCTCGGCGACATGCTCGACCGGCTCACCGAGGGTCGGTACCGGTCGACGCCGCACCGCGTCCGCAACACGAGCGGTCGCACGCGGCTGTCGTTCCCCTACTTCTTCGATCCGTCGTGGGATGCCCAGGTCGTGCCGCTCCCACTCGACGGCACCGCTCCGGCCGACGACGCCGAGCGTCGGTGGGACGGTGCAAGCCTCCAGGCGTGGTCCGGGCGCTACGGCGACTATCTCATGTCGAAGGTCTCCCGCGTCTTCCCCGAATTGTTCGCCGCGGTCGCGGACGGCGGCTAG
- a CDS encoding YegP family protein: MTTEAELPNPKIVVYERRDASNKPTGEYGWRLRADNGNIIATDGGQGYKDREFTARMAERIIKDGEFSDAPIHHMYPKK, translated from the coding sequence ATGACAACTGAGGCTGAACTTCCGAACCCGAAGATCGTCGTGTACGAGCGTCGCGACGCAAGCAACAAGCCGACCGGAGAGTACGGCTGGCGGCTCCGTGCGGACAACGGGAATATCATCGCGACCGACGGCGGTCAGGGCTACAAAGACCGGGAGTTCACGGCGCGGATGGCTGAACGGATCATCAAAGACGGCGAGTTCTCCGACGCACCGATCCATCACATGTATCCGAAAAAGTAG
- a CDS encoding SigE family RNA polymerase sigma factor: protein MSFDAFFRAEHQRLAALATALCGDRETGRDVAQEALTRAYQEWDRVGRLERPGGWTRRVVVNLVHDHGRHLGVRRRRLSELASRIAGDAAADEMSLDGEMWAAVASLPERQRTAVALFYIGDRSISDVAEEMGVHEGTVKTTLHKARKRLRRVLSEEAT, encoded by the coding sequence GTGTCGTTCGACGCGTTCTTCCGCGCCGAGCATCAGCGGTTGGCGGCGCTCGCGACCGCGTTGTGCGGTGATCGAGAAACCGGTCGTGACGTTGCACAGGAGGCACTGACTCGCGCCTACCAGGAGTGGGATCGTGTGGGTCGGCTGGAGCGTCCCGGGGGATGGACGCGTCGGGTCGTCGTCAACTTGGTGCACGATCACGGGCGACACCTCGGCGTGCGGCGCCGTCGTTTGTCCGAACTCGCGAGTCGCATTGCCGGCGACGCCGCGGCCGACGAGATGTCGCTGGACGGCGAGATGTGGGCGGCGGTCGCGTCGCTGCCCGAGCGGCAACGAACCGCCGTCGCATTGTTCTACATCGGGGATCGTTCCATCAGTGACGTGGCCGAAGAGATGGGGGTCCATGAGGGAACGGTGAAGACCACGCTCCACAAGGCCCGCAAGCGACTGCGCCGAGTGCTGTCGGAGGAAGCGACATGA
- the hemW gene encoding radical SAM family heme chaperone HemW — protein sequence MAAPAAPFGVYIHVPFCASKCDYCAFATWTDRHHLTDAYLAALRSDIERALDEGMPTATSIFVGGGTPSMVDGEALAEVVGLVPVTSDAEVTVECNPDNVTDTLLESYRRGGVNRVSLGVQSMSSHVLGALGRQHDQRNVRLAVDAIRRVGMASFNLDVIYGAAGESLDDWRHTVDAIVELDPPHVSAYALTIEAGTPLADQPDRHPDDDDQADKYELVDDRLVTVGLSNYEISNWSRPGHECRHNVLYWRQQNYRGFGCAAHSHHDGRRWWNVRTPDRYIDLVERGESTEAAGETLDEATRRFERLELQLRMPEGVPVDALDGDELPGLVERHDDRWVLTRRGRLMANDISTRLN from the coding sequence ATGGCCGCCCCGGCGGCGCCCTTCGGCGTCTACATCCATGTCCCGTTCTGCGCATCGAAGTGTGACTACTGCGCGTTCGCGACCTGGACCGACCGGCACCATCTGACCGACGCGTACCTCGCTGCGCTGCGCAGCGACATCGAACGGGCGCTCGACGAGGGGATGCCGACGGCCACGAGCATCTTCGTCGGGGGCGGTACGCCGTCGATGGTCGACGGTGAGGCGCTCGCCGAGGTGGTCGGTCTCGTGCCGGTCACGTCCGACGCCGAGGTCACGGTCGAGTGCAACCCCGACAACGTCACCGACACCCTGCTCGAGAGCTATCGCCGCGGTGGGGTCAACCGGGTCAGCCTCGGGGTGCAGTCGATGTCGTCGCACGTGCTCGGCGCGCTCGGTCGACAACATGATCAGCGCAACGTCCGGCTCGCCGTCGACGCGATCCGCCGCGTGGGGATGGCGTCGTTCAACCTCGACGTGATCTATGGCGCAGCAGGCGAGTCTCTCGACGACTGGCGGCACACGGTCGACGCGATCGTCGAACTCGACCCGCCGCACGTGTCGGCGTACGCGCTGACGATCGAGGCCGGCACACCACTGGCCGACCAACCCGACCGGCACCCCGACGACGACGACCAGGCGGACAAGTACGAACTGGTCGACGACCGCCTGGTCACGGTCGGCCTGTCGAACTACGAGATCTCCAACTGGTCGCGGCCGGGGCACGAGTGCCGCCACAACGTGCTGTACTGGCGGCAACAGAACTACCGGGGGTTCGGGTGCGCCGCCCATTCGCACCACGACGGTCGGCGCTGGTGGAACGTGCGCACGCCCGACCGCTACATCGACCTGGTCGAGCGCGGTGAGTCGACCGAGGCGGCGGGGGAGACGCTCGACGAGGCGACCCGACGGTTCGAGCGGCTCGAACTCCAACTCCGGATGCCGGAGGGTGTGCCGGTCGACGCTCTCGACGGCGATGAGCTGCCGGGTCTGGTCGAGCGACACGACGACCGATGGGTGTTGACCCGGCGCGGCCGACTGATGGCGAACGACATCAGTACCCGACTGAACTAG